In Neoarius graeffei isolate fNeoGra1 chromosome 17, fNeoGra1.pri, whole genome shotgun sequence, a single window of DNA contains:
- the LOC132864789 gene encoding olfactory receptor 2W1-like produces the protein MTILTMESLDIPPSSAFSIFIFSIIIYSLILFFHSVLLVTIAAKRDLHKPMYILLFNLSICDLIGATSFYPQLVCSILSQNRAISYPACALQGIVIHIYRGGSLLFLTVMSYDRYIAICKPLRYHNLMTLGTLIKIIFMVWVFNCALIGILFTLTLSKEICRTHIVDTFCNNPSLIRLICEDTRAINHSGLFTIALFQGCSILIVSLTYIKILITCLSTKQKNSISKAMQTCGTHLVVFLTFEVNTFLLLISHRLEAVSPHLRRAFGVSIVIFPPSTL, from the coding sequence ATGACAATTCTGACCATGGAATCACTGGACATACCACCATCCAGTGCTTTTTCTATATTCATTTTTAGCATCATTATCTACTCCTTAATTTTGTTCTTCCATTCTGTGTTACTTGTGACTATTGCTGCAAAAAGAGATCTGCATAAACCTATGTACATACTGCTATTTAATTTGTCCATATGTGACCTTATAGGAGCTACAAGTTTTTATCCACAGCTGGTTTGTAGTATACTGTCCCAGAATAGAGCAATATCATACCCTGCCTGTGCCTTACAAGGCATCGTTATCCACATCTACAGGGGTGGGTCACTTTTATTTCTCACTGTTATGTCTTATGACAGATATATTGCTATTTGCAAACCTTTAAGATACCATAATCTGATGACACTAGGGACCTTGATAAAAATCATTTTTATGGTTTGGGTTTTTAATTGTGCACTGATTGGGAttttattcacactcacactaagTAAAGAAATCTGCAGGACACATATAGTGGACACATTCTGCAATAATCCTTCTTTAATAAGGTTAATCTGTGAGGATACACGAGCAATTAATCACTCTGGCTTGTTTACTATAGCTCTTTTTCAAGGTTGTTCCATACTAATTGTATCATTAACATATATCAAAATCCTAATTACCTGTCTTTCTACAAAACAGAAAAATTCTATAAGTAAGGCAATGCAGACCTGTGGGACACATTTAGTTGTTTTTCTAACTTTTGAGGTTAACACATTCTTACTACTGATTTCTCACAGGTTAGAAGCAGTATCTCCACACTTAAGAAGAGCTTTTGGTGTTTCAATTGTAATATTTCCTCCATCAACCCTCTAA
- the LOC132901231 gene encoding olfactory receptor 52A1-like, which produces MGSLILFIEVGGRVGQESESEELFLGLVVTMGGNTSVNNSNLIRFMTILTMESLDIPPSSAFFIFIFSIIIYCLILFFHSVSLVTIVAKRELHKPMYILLFNLSICDLMGATGFYPQLVGSILSETRKISYPACALQAIVIHLYLCGSLLFLTVMSYDRYIAICKPLRYHNLMTQGTLIKIILMVWSVNCAIIGILFMLTLGKEICRTHIVDTYCNNPSLLKLSCEDTRPINYYGLFTIALVQGSSIPIVSLTYIKILIICLSTKQKNSISKAMQTCGTHLVVFLTFEINTFFLLISHRLEAVSPHLRRAFGVSIIIFPPFLNPLIYRLKTREIRQTIFKVLQRKVSSV; this is translated from the exons TCTGAAGAGCTTTTTCTAG GCCTTGTTGTGACAATGGGAGGAAACACATCTGTTAATAATTCAAATTTAATACGCTTTATGACAATTCTGACCATGGAATCACTGGACATACCACCATCCAGTGCTTTTTTTATATTCATTTTTAGCATCATTATCTACTGTTTAATTTTGTTCTTCCACTCTGTGTCACTTGTGACTATTGTTGCAAAAAGAGAGCTGCATAAACCGATGTACATACTGCTGTTTAATTTGTCCATTTGTGACCTTATGGGAGCTACAGGTTTTTATCCTCAGCTGGTTGGTAGTATACTGTCTGAGACTAGAAAAATCTCCTACCCTGCCTGTGCCTTGCAAGCCATCGTTATTCACCTCTATTTGTGTGGATCTCTTTTATTTCTCACTGTGATGTCTTACGACAGATATATTGCTATTTGCAAACCTTTAAGGTACCACAATCTGATGACACAAGGGACATTGATAAAAATCATTTTGATGGTCTGGTCTGTTAATTGTGCGATTATTGGAATTTTATTCATGCTCACGCTAGGTAAAGAAATCTGCAGGACACATATAGTGGACACGTACTGCAATAATCCTTCTTTATTGAAGCTAAGCTGTGAGGATACAAGACCAATTAACTACTATGGTTTGTTTACTATAGCTCTTGTTCAAGGTTCTTCCATACCTATTGTATCATTAACATATATCAAAATCCTAATTATCTGTCTTTCTACAAAGCAGAAAAATTCTATAAGTAAGGCAATGCAAACCTGTGGGACACATTTAGTTGTTTTTCTGACTTTTGAGATTAACACATTCTTCCTACTGATTTCTCACAGGTTAGAAGCAGTATCTCCACACTTAAGAAGAGCTTTTGGTGTTTCAATTATCATATTTCCTCCATTTCTTAACCCTCTAATTTATAGGTTGAAAACAAGGGAAATTCGGCAAACGATTTTTAAGGTCTTACAAAGAAAGGTTTCTTCTGTCTAA